A region from the Lolium perenne isolate Kyuss_39 chromosome 4, Kyuss_2.0, whole genome shotgun sequence genome encodes:
- the LOC127294782 gene encoding protein ZINC INDUCED FACILITATOR-LIKE 1 isoform X1: MVDQDHDGRRRQEAEAAAESSVPLLEKKPGDVPYYVEGCPGCAVDRRKATDPGIPYGSFIYIWVVILCTAIPISSLFPFLYFMIRDLHIAERTEDIGFYAGFVGAAFMFGRCLTSTIWGIAADRIGRKPVVIFGVFSVVIFNALFGLSVTYWMAIATRFLLGALNGLLGPMKAYAIEVCRPEHEALALSLVSTAWGIGLIIGPALGGYLALPAEKYPNIFSPDSLFGRFPYFLPCLCTSVFAAAVLIGCIWMPETLHKHKVNENRNQSVESLEAHLIDPKEKVEQSNSPDTKKSLFKNWPLMSSIIVYCVFSFHDMAYTEVFSLWAESDRTYGGLSLSSEDVGQTLAITGSSLLVYQLFLYPRINRVLGPIKSSQIAAGICIPILFAYPYMTYLSEPGLSIVLNIASVIKNNLGVTIITGTFILQNNAVPQDQRGAANGLAMTGMSFFKAVAPAGAGIVFSWAQKRQHAFFFPGDQMVFFLLNIIELLGLLLTFKFFLAVPDKSDSN, from the exons ATGGTGGACCAAGATCACGATGGGCGGCGGCGacaggaggcggaggcggcggcggagtcgTCGGTGCCGTTGCTGGAGAAGAAGCCCGGCGATGTGCCGTACTACGTGGAGGGGTGCCCGGGGTGCGCGGTGGACCGGAGGAAGGCGACGGACCCGGGCATCCCCTACGGCAGCTTCATATACATCTGGGTCGTCATCCTCTGCACCG CTATACCAATATCGTCGCTATTCCCCTTCTTGTATTTCATG ATAAGAGACTTGCACATCGCGGAAAGAACAGAAGATATTGGGTTCTATGCTGGGTTTGTAG GTGCCGCTTTTATGTTTGGTAGATGTTTGACTTCAACTATTTGGGGCATAGCAGCAGATCGTATTGGGAGGAAGCCAGTTGTGATATTTGGTGTTTTCTCTGT GGTAATATTTAATGCTTTGTTTGGGCTTAGTGTTACCTACTGGATGGCAATAGCTACAAGGTTTCTCCTTGGTGCTTTAAATGGTTTACTTGGACCAATGAAG GCATATGCTATTGAAGTTTGCCGGCCTGAACACGAAGCTCTAGCACTATCACTT GTCAGCACAGCATGGGGAATAGGTCTCATCATTGGTCCTGCTCTTGGAGGCTACCTTGCACTG CCTGCAGAAAAATATCCAAATATCTTTTCGCCTGACTCGCTATTTGGAAG GTTCCCGTACTTCTTACCATGCTTATGCACATCAGTGTTTGCTGCCGCTGTTCTGATAGGCTGCATATGGATGCCG GAAACGTTGcacaagcataaagtaaatgagaATAGGAATCAAAGTGTCGAATCTTTGGAGGCCCATCTGATTGATCCAAAAGAGAAGGTTGAACAAAGTAATAGTCCGGATACCAAGAAGAGCTTATTCAAGAATTGGCCATTAATGTCATCCATAATTGTTTATTGTGTCTTCTCCTTCCACGACATGGCTTACACAGag GTGTTCTCTCTGTGGGCTGAAAGTGACAGGACATATGGTGGACTCAGTTTGTCATCTGAAGATGTAGGCCAAACACTTGCAATTACAG gctccaGTCTTCTTGTGTATCAACTCTTCTTGTACCCGCGCATCAACAGGGTTCTTGGACCTATCAAATCATCTCAAATCGCAGCT GGCATATGCATACCTATTCTCTTTGCCTATCCCTATATGACGTACCTGTCAGAACCTGGATTATCAATTGTTCTGAATATTGCATCAGTCATAAAAAATAATCTTGGT GTTACCATCATTACAGGCACTTTCATCCTTCAAAATAATGCCGTG CCTCAGGACCAAAGAGGTGCAGCAAACGGGTTAGCCATGACTGGAATGTCCTTTTTCAAGGCAGTTGCTCCTGCAGGCGCTGGCATTGT GTTTTCATGGGCGCAGAAACGACAACATGCTTTCTTCTTTCCAG GTGATCAGATGGTGTTCTTTCTGCTGAACATCATTGAGCTCCTTGGACTTCTCCTCACATTCAAATTCTTCCTGGCCGTGCCAGATAAATCTGATAGCAACTAG
- the LOC127294782 gene encoding protein ZINC INDUCED FACILITATOR-LIKE 1 isoform X2 yields the protein MATNEGEGSSPLLRKKEHYYHPGCPGCDHDRRMDLQTGMPYKEFLYVWMICLTTAIPISSLFPFLYFMIRDLHIAERTEDIGFYAGFVGAAFMFGRCLTSTIWGIAADRIGRKPVVIFGVFSVVIFNALFGLSVTYWMAIATRFLLGALNGLLGPMKAYAIEVCRPEHEALALSLVSTAWGIGLIIGPALGGYLALPAEKYPNIFSPDSLFGRFPYFLPCLCTSVFAAAVLIGCIWMPETLHKHKVNENRNQSVESLEAHLIDPKEKVEQSNSPDTKKSLFKNWPLMSSIIVYCVFSFHDMAYTEVFSLWAESDRTYGGLSLSSEDVGQTLAITGSSLLVYQLFLYPRINRVLGPIKSSQIAAGICIPILFAYPYMTYLSEPGLSIVLNIASVIKNNLGVTIITGTFILQNNAVPQDQRGAANGLAMTGMSFFKAVAPAGAGIVFSWAQKRQHAFFFPGDQMVFFLLNIIELLGLLLTFKFFLAVPDKSDSN from the exons ATGGCGACGAATGAGGGGGAAGGGAGTTCGCCGCTGCTGAGGAAGAAGGAGCACTACTACCACCCCGGCTGCCCGGGCTGCGATCACGACCGGAGGATGGACCTCCAGACGGGGATGCCTTACAAGGAATTCCTCTACGTCTGGATGATCTGCCTTACAACCG CTATACCAATATCGTCGCTATTCCCCTTCTTGTATTTCATG ATAAGAGACTTGCACATCGCGGAAAGAACAGAAGATATTGGGTTCTATGCTGGGTTTGTAG GTGCCGCTTTTATGTTTGGTAGATGTTTGACTTCAACTATTTGGGGCATAGCAGCAGATCGTATTGGGAGGAAGCCAGTTGTGATATTTGGTGTTTTCTCTGT GGTAATATTTAATGCTTTGTTTGGGCTTAGTGTTACCTACTGGATGGCAATAGCTACAAGGTTTCTCCTTGGTGCTTTAAATGGTTTACTTGGACCAATGAAG GCATATGCTATTGAAGTTTGCCGGCCTGAACACGAAGCTCTAGCACTATCACTT GTCAGCACAGCATGGGGAATAGGTCTCATCATTGGTCCTGCTCTTGGAGGCTACCTTGCACTG CCTGCAGAAAAATATCCAAATATCTTTTCGCCTGACTCGCTATTTGGAAG GTTCCCGTACTTCTTACCATGCTTATGCACATCAGTGTTTGCTGCCGCTGTTCTGATAGGCTGCATATGGATGCCG GAAACGTTGcacaagcataaagtaaatgagaATAGGAATCAAAGTGTCGAATCTTTGGAGGCCCATCTGATTGATCCAAAAGAGAAGGTTGAACAAAGTAATAGTCCGGATACCAAGAAGAGCTTATTCAAGAATTGGCCATTAATGTCATCCATAATTGTTTATTGTGTCTTCTCCTTCCACGACATGGCTTACACAGag GTGTTCTCTCTGTGGGCTGAAAGTGACAGGACATATGGTGGACTCAGTTTGTCATCTGAAGATGTAGGCCAAACACTTGCAATTACAG gctccaGTCTTCTTGTGTATCAACTCTTCTTGTACCCGCGCATCAACAGGGTTCTTGGACCTATCAAATCATCTCAAATCGCAGCT GGCATATGCATACCTATTCTCTTTGCCTATCCCTATATGACGTACCTGTCAGAACCTGGATTATCAATTGTTCTGAATATTGCATCAGTCATAAAAAATAATCTTGGT GTTACCATCATTACAGGCACTTTCATCCTTCAAAATAATGCCGTG CCTCAGGACCAAAGAGGTGCAGCAAACGGGTTAGCCATGACTGGAATGTCCTTTTTCAAGGCAGTTGCTCCTGCAGGCGCTGGCATTGT GTTTTCATGGGCGCAGAAACGACAACATGCTTTCTTCTTTCCAG GTGATCAGATGGTGTTCTTTCTGCTGAACATCATTGAGCTCCTTGGACTTCTCCTCACATTCAAATTCTTCCTGGCCGTGCCAGATAAATCTGATAGCAACTAG